The Chroicocephalus ridibundus chromosome 8, bChrRid1.1, whole genome shotgun sequence genome includes the window CTGCAGGGCCCTGTGCACTGAATGGTGTGGGGTCCCCTGAATGGGTCAGCAATACTCATGATTCAATCTAATAATAGCCACAATCTGCAAAACGCATGCTCAATCACGCTTTTCCAAAAGGAAGAGTAAGCTCAAATCTCCCAATTTCTTTGGAGACAGCGTTCACCTTGCTGCTCCCACATTTCTCCGCGGAGAGGCTCTGCAGCCTGCTCTTTGTTCATTCCAGACAGGGCTGAGACAACCAGGGCTGCCCCAAGATCATAAGAGAAGCTGAAGGACAGTGACTCAATTCCTCAAGTTCCCTGCCAATGACTCTCACATCTCTATCAGCTATCTCTATGTCATGGTCTTGAGGTTGCACCTTGCAAACCGCTCTGCATGGCCTggcattaggattttttttcagttttctgtggtCAGTCCAATAAACAGAGGCCCCAGGAAGAGATTTCTAAACATGACCATGGTGGAAGAAGTATTCTCTACCTACCAACAGGGCGGATGAACTTTTAAGGATCACTTTGATCTTGGGTAGGATGTAGCCTCCCTGCTTGGATTATTAGAGATAAAAAAGGCTACAATCAAAATCCAATCCTCTCTGCTTCCTTTGGATGAAGGCTGGCTTTTAGACTCTCCGAACTCTGCCCCCCTGCCTGTTGCTGAACACCCTGACACAAGCAGTGAGGGGAAATCAGCGTTGTTGGCTGAGCCAAGACAACTCTGACTGCACTCGGCGCATAAGCAATTAAATAGGTTCTTTTGCCTTGCGTGCCTGTACATGCTGTAAACGCTTCAACCTCAATTGACTCTTTGGTAAATGATTTTCCTTTGTTGAAATGATGCTGATGCAGCTCCCGATTCAAATTCTTagttaaaatgcaatttttttcttaacacttcCCGGCTATAGTTGGTAATTGACTCCTAATGGACTCTGTCATGGTTGAAATGATGCTAGTGCAACAACAGAAACTGCTTCTCTGTCCACGCTGGCGTGCCTATGCACTATATGCCTGCAGACAGGCACCAGCCACAGGCAATATTTAGGGCTGGACTCCCTCACCTTGCCATCCTCAGCTTCTTTCCAGCCTCATTCTCCATTGCCACCATTTTTCCATTACCACCAATGATGAGCTGCTTTCTTTAGAGGGAGATATGCCGGCCACTGTTGAGTTTTACCAGATCAACCCTCAAGGGAATTCAATGCACAGGGTGCCCTGTGATATATTAATTACACAGAGGGAGGGAACCAAAACAACGTTTTAAGGAAGTGGTGGCCATTAGGCACACTTCATCAAGTAATAACTGTCTAGCATTCActgcttctctcccctccctgcacagaCCCTTCTGGAGGACAATGACACAAGAGCTCTCTGTTCACAAGGTGGAGGGACAGGAATTCCCAGGCATTCACTGGAAACATCTGAGATTTTGTGACAACCCTTTCCTACTGAAGGTGCTGAATTTAGTTCAGTCCACGTTGTCCGCTTTCCAGAAAGGGAAATTGAGGTAACATCAAATGTGAATTGAAACCTGTGTTCTGCGCTCCTTAGACTTTAGCTCGGCTCAGGGAGAAATAAGAAGCGATAGCTCACGGAATACAAGAGTCCCCCAGCAGGACTGTTCTGATCACAGCTGAGGATCAGGAGAGGGGCATGTACTGAGCTtggggagatgctgctgagaCCCAGGAGTggcaaaggaaaggcaaaccTGGACTAGAAAGAGAAGGCAGGTGAAAGATAACGGGTTTGTGGGGTAACTCTGCACAGCAGTACCAGAATACACTTGGGAGAAGCAGGGAGACAGATGCTTCTCCTTGCCATGAGCCACGAATGGCTGGCATTATTTCATCCCATTTctcagaaagggaaagggaaacaggACTTAAACCAGCATTTTTCAAATGGGAGAGAGGACTCTGACAATGGCTGCCTTAGACCAATCTGCCTTTcaaaagacagaactgaaaaagcATTTGCCAGAAGGCAGCCAGCACCTACTCCCCTGAAAAGAGCAGAGGGCCTGACCCCAGTAGTACTGCTGAAGGAAACACATTACCAGCCAGAGCTTAAgcaggggaaataaataaataaatgtttacagGCTTCTCTGTCTCCTTCTTCTGTGGCAGCTTCTTCTTGGGAGCCTTGCGCTCAGCACGTCTCTGCTCAGTGGTGGTGTCAGCAGCTGTGATGAGCTTCTGCAGGTCCTgggttctcttttctctctctttcttcctggtTTCGATTTTGCGGAGCTCCTGGATGAGGTATTCTTCTTCTGCCACCTGCAGACCAGAGCACGTAAAGGCAAtcagagcagcagaggaggcCTAGCAAGGCAAGGGGGCCATCTACTGATAACAACTCTGCTCTCGGCCAGCCTGGGAATGACTTGAAACTCTCCTGCCTAATATCTTGGATTTGCAGAGCACATTATGCTCCACAGCCTTACCCTGCAACTATGACAATGCCGGTCTACAAACTGTCAGGTACTGTATCACCAGCATCCATAAATGATTAATCCCACTGAATATACTGTAGTTGCAAAAGCAGTGTTGTGAAAAGCTGACTCCTCTCCCCAGATGTAGCAGGTGGAACCTAGAGTAGCTATGCTTAGTATCAGCACATCTGGGAATGTGGGAAGGACAAGCAGATTTATTACACGTATGAATTTGTCATTAGAGGGAACTACTAACAGAGAAGGATGCTCTCTCCCAGCCTTTTGGGGGGACACAGTTCCTTAACCTCTAAACCCTGGGACTATTACACAGCTTCAACAAAGAGAACTAAACACACAGACTTACAGTCTTTGATGTTTTCCGGAAAGATTTTTACCCTACCGGAAAGAATTCTCTCCCCATGGGACTCAGGGATTCATAAGGACACTGATCTGAGAATTTGTTTCTATTCAGGGGAGTAGTACAGTAAGTGTCACAGAGAAGGTATTGGCGGTTACCAGAAATCATAATTCTGCTCACCTAGCCCTCTCTCCTGCATAGTCAGATTTCTCAGTTATTGTCCTTTTGTATCCCTTAAAATGACATGAACTCAACAACAAATGCAGTACTTAGATGTTGCTCTTTTCTTGTCTggtctttctttccctttcccacccTTTGGCCTATTTCATCCACCTACTGATTCAACCAAAAATCTTTTGGAGTAGTGATGGTCTATTCCCTGGGTTACCTGCTCTGGTGTCCTATTGTACAGCCTTTCCAGTTGTTCCTTCCTTCGCCTCTCGTGGCCAGCATCAAAGACCGGGATTTTCAGGTCTGTGCCCGGAGCTGCACGAATATTAGCCAGCTTGGCACAGATGTGATAATATCGTTCCTTCAGGTCCTCCACTGATCTTTTCTACGGAAGACATCACAGGAGCGCAACATTATGGAAGAACCAAGCAAGACCTTGTGCAGCAGCCAGCTAAGGACCACTGGCTGAAGGATGGCAGCGTATAAGACACTGTCTGGGAGGAAGATCCTTGCCAGTCCCAGTGCAATCACAGGGAAGGGGGAGTTTCTCAGTGAACTGCATGAATTAACTGTCATGGGTTCACAGCTACTGCTTTAAAAACACCCACCAGAGGGTCCAACAATACAGCAGTGAAGCACTCCCAGATAAAAGGCTGCAAGGATAGCTGTCTCAAGAGGAGAAAACCTGTGAACAGGAACCTGTGACAAAAGCACAGGAGGCCTCCTCCGAGCTGCTCCAGACAATGGCCATTCAAGCCATAACCAAGAAGGTATCAGCTGCAACAATTCATTGCCCATTGTTACACGGAATCTGAGCTGTGTTCCCTTACTCCAAGCACCGAAGGTGTttgggctgcccagctgggcagACTCTTCTTATTCCACTTTGCTACAGGTTCTTTACGTGAGTATTTCATAAGGCAAAATAAGCACCAGCATTTGGAGCTGTTCTATAAGAGTCACTTCATTCCCCTGTGTCACCAGGAGGCATGGAACCATCAGTTACAAGAGATTTACAACAACAGTATTGCATCTTCAGACCATTGATGGTCCCTGTTTCacaacagaaatgacagaagCCTGCACTGGGTCAGACCACAAGTCAGGAGCAGCACTAAGGAAAAATCCCAATCCCCAGGAACCGTTAGCAGATCCTTCTCCCAGGGCCTAGACAAAATCCAAGACACCTATCCCGCTCAGCTAAACAAACTCCCCAGCTGCCTTATCTTCAAGGAACAACAAGTTGTTCTCCTGGCAGGGGCAAACCTTCTAACTTTCTAATAAAACACAAAAGGGAATGAGCACAAGTCACAGTGGATTTAAttagaaacaaagcaagcagcaatGCCCTGTGCTGGAAATTCAATATTCCTTGCTGCcaataattcattattttcccCTAATTAAGTTGATATAAAGGGTAATTTGGTCTTTGCAGTGCAGCAAGCCCTGCACGTACTGTAGCAGCAGGCTGCTAGAAGCACCTTGGCCTCCGGGACTCACCTTGAACTGCTGGTGATCATAGCGGTCATGAATCACCACAAAGCGCAGATCAAAACGCCGAGCCAGGTCAAAGAGGTGGTCTGTTTCAGCTTTGGTCCACGCATCATCATGGAGATACATCTGGTACTCCTGCTCCGAGTAGACAGGTACCTGCACTGTCTATgcggaaaaaagaaaaacatggtagTGCTCTTGCAGTACTGCCCTTCTCACTGACAGCTGGTGAGGGATGATATACCTGAGCCACGAACAAGAGCAGCACAGTGACAGGAGGGGGCTGACAGGACCCCAGAACATGGGTCCTGGTTGGAAACACGATGAGCAGGCAGAGGACTTGATAAGGAGTAATGTGTGATCTCAGGGCCACAAACATTCTGGGGATCCTAGCAGGAAATACTGCCTGGGAGGCTGAAACCTATTTCAGGTGGCTGACCCAGGCAGAGGTCAGCAACCCACAACCTGACAATAGGTTTCAAAATTAGCAAGCTAATGTGACACTGAAACCAAGGTTCAGCCAGCCTCCCTGCATTCCTCCCATACAGCAGCACCAATACCTTGACATAAACTGCTCTGACAGTCGACTATACTTGGGTTGGGACACGCTCACTTGTACAGGGAAGAACGGGAAAGGCAAGGAGCGGCGGCTCCTAACATTTAGCACATGTTCTGCTTTGATACACAACGCACTTCTTTCATGTTTGGTGCAGACCGAGCCATGAAGATCTGAAAGACTGGGTGCTGTACAACTGAGGGCCATAGACTTGGCAAACAACTTTGTCCCTCCCTTCCTCATCCATCCTTTCTCTAACAGAGCCACACGGCCAAATGACAGTCCAACTCTCAGATTGTCCCAGGTGTTGAAAAGGTTCAAcccacaccactgtccccagcctggaACTGCTCTGCAAGGGCTCTAACCAGAACACAAGTGTCACATGAGTACTAAAGCAACAGTAAAAATACTTGATGTATTAGGGAAAGTCCTAGTGCATGGTAAAGCAAAAGCACAAACAAGCCTGTGctttcctccctcaccccctTCCACCACTCCTGCACTGGAACTTTGCTCAGCCTGAGGAGGTCCTGCCTCCACAAGAAAACATGCGTGCATGCAAACAGCACACGTGCTTCAACACCTCCATGCCCTCCCGAGTCCTACACCGGAAGAGTCATTCCCATGAACTCCACACAGCTCAAAGTAGCATTTCTGAGCCTTCAAACTACAGCCTCTTTAGGTGTACTGCCCTTCTTCCATCACTTTGACACAGAAGCTTAAAGGTGAAATGTACCTCTTGGGGATGCACTGCACCTCAACCTTCAATTACCACCTCCACCAGGAGAAAAGCCATCCTACTAGACACCGTAAGGATGTCCCATGTACATCAtgaaaagagccagcagggcccTCTGCAGTGGATGGAAGGGAAGGTGGCAGATGCCTTTTCAGAGAAGAGAATGGGACAAGAGCAAAGAGCAGTCCCCAAAACACCTCCTCAGGCCCACTCATGTCTGCTCAGGTAAGAACCGCTGACAAGTGAGAAGGTGGGAACTCATCAGATGGAAAGCTTGAGCCAATCACAGGATGACTCTAAGTTCAAATGCAACATAgccataaaaatgcaaatatgacCCCCAGtgagggatttccagcagaaactgGCAGAGTTTCAGTTGCACAATAAGACCTTGGCAGGAATACCAACTACAACTCTACTGACCCCTGTTCAGGAAAGATGAACTGAAATGGGAACAAGTACAGAGAAGAACAACAAGGATGAGTAATGGGGTGGGGAGCTTGTCTTCCCACAGCAGATTGCAAGAGAAAGGAGCCTTGCAAAGGAAGTCTGAAAGGGAATCTGACTGCAGGCTTCAAGTATGTTAGATGGAATGAAAGGAATacccacaggaagaaaaaaacaactgaaataagaacaaagaaattgGCTTGCAAAGAAATGTCAATTTAACATGGAAAATTTAACATGGAAATGAGAAGTGGAGCAGAGACAGTGCGGAACAGATTCCCAAGGAAGGACAGTGGCAGGAAAACCCaagtgtttttcaaaaggaaCTTGATCCATTTATGAAAGGGACTGGATGGTGCAGGGCCCGAAAGAGCCAAGAAGGGGATTCAATGGCCCAGAAAACCCCTCTCAGTCCTGCATTTCACACTATAAACTCACACAATGATGGGCATTAAATTAGCTGAAACTGCTCAGGAAAGATCCTGGAGCCATGAGACAGTCCTGTAAAAACATCAGCACAATGTCTAGTAGTGGTGAAAAGACAAACTGAACGGTAAAAATTATCagggaaataaagagaaacacAGCCAATGTACAAACCCGCCATGCTTCCCTAAGTGAAACACTCACTCCTAGTCCACCCATTTCAAGAGAAATTATATTTGAGAACAACAAGGGTGAGACAGGGCACAGAAGGGCAGATATATGTCCAATTACGGAATACATGGTACACAGCAAGGACAATTTACTGCATCATGTAACACAAGATCTCAGAGGCACAAAATGAAACCCCGaggcaacattttaaaatgaacagaagaaaGCACCTTTGCACACCATACAAAATTAACCTGAAGAACTCATTACCACGGGATATTCACAAAGCAGCTTTTTGCCCTGAACGTATCTAGCAAGaattattaaatacaaattcCAAGTTAAGAAATCCTTAAGCCAAAGATCACCAGAAGCTAGTAAAAAATGCTCTGTATTTGCCCCATTCTCATGCTCTTTCTCTAAGCCTTTACTAAGGGTAGCAAGAAACAGAATATCTACTGAGAGAGAGGCCTTTGCTCTGACACCAGTGAAACAGCTTTTATATTCCTATTTCACATCCTGGATCAAGGCTCAGTGTACACTGTGAAACCCAAGTTTACATTTTGGATCTCGCAATGAAGAGGAGGGATTTGGTTTGGAGACTGGATGcacagagaaaaggcaaagcagctgAGCAGTAGTGCAGGAGCTGGGTTAAAGAGCTTGAGCGACCAATAGGGCAGACTACCCAGGAGAATGGGCTTATGCCAAGGGGAGGAAGAGATTTGGGCAGAGGTATCAAATATGTGAGATGAAACTCACAGAAGAGtctggaaaagtaaataaaattccTCTGACATAGCAAATATCCGCAAAACTCCTCATCAGTGCCTTCTACCCTCTCAACTGCAGCTCCACATGGGTAACAACTTGCTCGTAATATTATGCAATTGTGCATGTGCAGATGGCAGAGGTCTGTGCCACTAATCTAAAGGTTGCAGCCTTGCTGAAGGTTCTTCTGTCTGTCAATTCACAGTACATGATAAAGTTAAGGAAACGAGAATCGCATAATTACAACACCCATGTGTGGCCCCCTCTGATAAACTCGGTTGAACTCAGCCAAAAACTGTTACAGCAGTAGAGTCTTAGAGACAATTACACTCCCAAAGTTTCACTCAGACAGCTAGGTAGGTGCCTTGACTAAGTGAGTCACGCTTCAGACTTCCACCCTAGACATCAGAGAAGAGATACCACAGGAGGCTCTTACCACTGTCCCAGCAAGATGACAAGCATCAGTCAGAGCCTGAGCCTTCTAACATATAAGGTCAACCAACCACTTAACTCTGCAGGAAGCCAGTCTTTGTTAGAGCTGATGCTCTGTGGGTTACAAACCTAAAATGTTGTATACAGTTACACGCAAGCAGAGCTTTTGTGGAATCGTGTTAGCacgccctttttttttcccccttcagattTGCATCATGAAGAGGGTTAAATTACATTATGGAGGCACCCTAACTCTGTTCCTTCCTAACTTTGGAGGCCCTGACTTTGAAGTATAAATCTTGATGTAGCTTTCTTCATGCATACACATGAAAGCCCCAACCACTCAAAGCAGATACATCTGGGACAAAAGACAGCAGGAGATTCCAACAACACATTGTGACAATTTAATATAAGATGCAAAGAACAGGGTACTGCATCACGCTGATACCACAAGAGCAATTGCAGAGGGAACACAACGTAATTCAGCATCTGTGCTGGCTTCTGGCCAAGAGGCCGCAAGCCAGCTTTTTGGCCACAAAGCtcaggtgatttttttcataCTGGGCAAAATAACAAGACTTACAACTTTAAAGTCCCACTCAGAAGAGAGTATCTTTTACTACCTAGAGCCTTTAATCACGTGGAGGATGTTGGTTAGGAACTGAATTAGATGGCAGAGTGCCTGCTTACCAAATCAATGACTGCACACCTGAAACACAAGGGACTCTAGCAAGCTCTGATCTCATACTGAGCCCACTTAGCTTGAATGATTTGGAGACATCATAGTCTGTGGTCACGTGGCTGCAGGCCACGCTGCAGTTTAAAATGCAATCGGCAAATCTAACTCAGTCTTTGCTTGTTGAAAGAACCAACTTCCTGTCTGGACATTCATGAAGTTGACTGAAAGGTATTTTCCAGCCGCTATTTATatacttttgttttaaagcacTCCCACTTACTTTATTGAACCTGGCAAAAGGGtagtccttcccttcctctgctgctctcctccagTGGTAGAACATCGCTCCATCTTTCCTCGCAGGGTTGGTGAAAGGCATCCACTTCCAAGGACGGACTTTCTTGGACCCCAGTTTTGCTTTGACTGTTCGATAACCCTGAGTTGTATCACTTGGCAGTAGTGGAGGTGCATCCCTGTGGTGGAGAAAAGCACTGGCTGATGAGAAGCAAGAAGCAGGTCAGGACAAACGCAAAGAGATTTCAGACTCAGCGTGGGATCTGCCACTACAATGTTTAGTGTGGGAAAACCCGAGTTTAAGCTTTATTCCAGGTTTTGCACTTCCCAGACTGCAATGCTGCCCACATCAGAGGACAGAATACTCAGCACGGATGGGCTTGAACAGAACCATCTGGAAAGCAAACTGTGCAAGAGACCCCTGGGGCAAGGGCACAATCCATAACAAGCTGAAAAACAGGCCGCAGCAGAATTCtctttgcagaaataaaagcaggtgcTATTCCCAGTTGCGAATAAAAGAGAATTAGATACAGAAGGGTGAGAACACTGCCTTGTCTGTGCTTGACTGTTGTGCCTGTATCCGTCTCCTATGCAGAGTAAACCCCTCCAAttcagaagagagaagagagacatGGCCCATGACTGTCTAAGAGAGAAAGGCACAAGCATGGTCCAAGCACAAAGGGGAATCAATGTGGGAAGCAAGACTCCCTTTGGTTTCAAGAGGATGCTGCCCTGACACCAAAAGCCCAGGCTACCCCACAACCTGCACAGATGACCGTAAGCTCTTACTTTTTGTCAGAGTAGAGGAGTGCATAAACTTCTCGGTGCATTCCTTCTGGCCTCTTAAACGTCAGTGTCTCTGAagatttcttggattttttctgaaacaaaagaactgcattttagatgcagaagcagcaaacccTGAGGGAACACTGAACTACACAACCTGGCACCCTGTGATGGTTTTCACTTTTATCTGGTTTTAGGCACCTTGAATTTCTCCAGAAAAGTGCCTGTTCCTGGCAGAAGACACTGACAGACAAAACATGCCCACTTTCAGTGATAGCACTCACCAAGACTCAGGCACTTCTTGTTTCTGATAACACACACTTGAATTCCAAATTGAACATCTGGCTGTAGTTTTCAGGGTCTGGTGCACTAAGCCTTTTTTTACTATGTAAGCACTGTCCTCACGTGAAGGTACTAATGCATTTAATTAAATGAGTCTCTGCCTTTTAGAGAAGATAATAAGAAATGTCTTCCCACCTTCTCCTAGTTTTTGTCACTATGTTCTGCAGAAACTTCAGTTTTTAGCAGTTGTGATCAAGGCCTTACAGTAGCCCCAAATCAAAACGACCAGTACCATCTACAAAAGGAAATCCCCATTCATGCCTCTGCTCTCCCATTTATACagcaaactatattttttttgacaaagttTCTTCATACTAGGAATTCTGTGCAGATGACTCAATCTGGCCTCTAAAAGCTTGACAGAACTGACGGTTTCTAAGACACAGTCCACCTCATATCACATATGCAAGTTTATAAAGTAATCAGCTTTGGATTCAGGTAGATACAGTAGCAGCCACATTATCAAGGTACACTTTTTTTAAGTGGGACAAGTTTACTGAGTAGTCCGGAGCATTTGGTCTAACTGTACCATCTTAATAACTACTAGCCATGTGACTACTTTTAAGTATTTGTTTACCATACTGCTACCAACTTTTAAATCAGAATATTTTGCAATAGCAAAACTAACACTGTGTCATAAATTGTATTAAACCCATACAGTCACTTTTATTGAGCAAACTCaaaatcccattaaaaaaataataatctatcaGGTTGAACTACAACTACTTTCCATAAAACTTCATGGCAGACATTCATTATATTAGCACCTTTTCACTCCTAATCAAACACCTTTCTCCTAGCGTGTCCATCACTTCGCCCAGGAGCGATGTAAGGCCAACCAAGGCAGTTACCCACGGGACACCACACTAGTTCAAACCCTGTTTGAACACAGGCTTCTGGAATTCCCCCAAAGTTCCCAGATTTATTAAAAGTTAATATCAGCAGGGCAGAGATCAGCTCAGCTAGCTCTTTTAGGAGCTGAGAACAAATTACTCGGTCCTGctgatttaaatgtttttatgcctagtaatttttattttaacattctcTGTCACTAATGGACTGGAAAGTACTTCACGGTTCTCCTGTGATTTAAAGACAtcaatctgtttcttttctaattgaGAACAGATCTATTTCCTGAGCAAGGGCTGCACTATTATTAGCAATTTTGTTCTCTCCATGCGATAATGACTTATACCTTTGGTTTGATttagtttctgtattttgtaGAAATTCAGAATGTTTCACTCATGGCCACAAACAGCCTCCTGCACTCCTCCCAAAACCTCTCACTGCACCTGCCCATCCTCTGTGTTTCCATTAGAGTAAATCTGAGGAGAAACCTATCTTATTCTCTTCTCCAAAAGGGAGACAGACAGCCACCAGTACTCCTTCAGCTCTCTGCTAGCTAACAAACACATCTAAAGAACTCGCAATTCCGAACACTCAGTGGC containing:
- the DMAP1 gene encoding DNA methyltransferase 1-associated protein 1 isoform X2 — translated: MATGADVRDILELGGVESENTGTINKKDIINSDKKKSKKSSETLTFKRPEGMHREVYALLYSDKKDAPPLLPSDTTQGYRTVKAKLGSKKVRPWKWMPFTNPARKDGAMFYHWRRAAEEGKDYPFARFNKTVQVPVYSEQEYQMYLHDDAWTKAETDHLFDLARRFDLRFVVIHDRYDHQQFKKRSVEDLKERYYHICAKLANIRAAPGTDLKIPVFDAGHERRRKEQLERLYNRTPEQVAEEEYLIQELRKIETRKKEREKRTQDLQKLITAADTTTEQRRAERKAPKKKLPQKKETEKPAVPETAGIKFPDFKSAGVTLRSQRMKLPSSVGQKKIKALEQMLMELGVDLNPMPTEEIVQMFNELRSDLVLLYELKQAFANCEYELQMLRHRYEALAKAGSIGPLSAEGTHPDGQAGLGIEEGKGDAKDQIIDVVGAPLTPNSDIENTLSVNGRGDTLIWT
- the DMAP1 gene encoding DNA methyltransferase 1-associated protein 1 isoform X1; the encoded protein is MATGADVRDILELGGVESENTGTINKKDIINSDKKKSKKSSETLTFKRPEGMHREVYALLYSDKKDAPPLLPSDTTQGYRTVKAKLGSKKVRPWKWMPFTNPARKDGAMFYHWRRAAEEGKDYPFARFNKTVQVPVYSEQEYQMYLHDDAWTKAETDHLFDLARRFDLRFVVIHDRYDHQQFKKRSVEDLKERYYHICAKLANIRAAPGTDLKIPVFDAGHERRRKEQLERLYNRTPEQVAEEEYLIQELRKIETRKKEREKRTQDLQKLITAADTTTEQRRAERKAPKKKLPQKKETEKPAVPETAGIKFPDFKSAGVTLRSQRMKLPSSVGQKKIKALEQMLMELGVDLNPMPTEEIVQMFNELRSDLVLLYELKQAFANCEYELQMLRHRYEALAKAGSIGPLSAEGTHPDGQAGLGIEEGKGDAKDQIIDVVGAPLTPNSVRRKVGGAEQGALRSPTQMP
- the DMAP1 gene encoding DNA methyltransferase 1-associated protein 1 isoform X3, whose amino-acid sequence is MATGADVRDILELGGVESENTGTINKKDIINSDKKKSKKSSETLTFKRPEGMHREVYALLYSDKKDAPPLLPSDTTQGYRTVKAKLGSKKVRPWKWMPFTNPARKDGAMFYHWRRAAEEGKDYPFARFNKTVQVPVYSEQEYQMYLHDDAWTKAETDHLFDLARRFDLRFVVIHDRYDHQQFKKRSVEDLKERYYHICAKLANIRAAPGTDLKIPVFDAGHERRRKEQLERLYNRTPEQVAEEEYLIQELRKIETRKKEREKRTQDLQKLITAADTTTEQRRAERKAPKKKLPQKKETEKPAVPETAGIKFPDFKSAGVTLRSQRMKLPSSVGQKKIKALEQMLMELGVDLNPMPTEEIVQMFNELRSDLVLLYELKQAFANCEYELQMLRHRYEALAKAGSIGPLSAEGTHPDGQAGLGIEEGKGDAKDQIIDVVGAPLTPNSRKRRDSASSSSSVKKVKKP